ttttaaaattatatatagtTATACAGTAATTACAGAATAAACAATGTCAAGTTCTTTgaaaatatgtctcagtacaCATAATGCAGCTCTAATAGTAGACACATTTTACCAAGAACTATTTGTGGACCCAAAATATAACCACTAGAGGGAGCTGTCCTCATTATAATGTAGAACTAGACTAATGGAGTAGCTGTAGTAATAGCCTATCACCTGACGAGGGCAGCATGACACTAATAAACATCACCTCGGCTAATCAGAGTTCATTTTCTATAAATGTATGTTTAAGGTTTAAGCATGTATTTTCACTATGAAATGAGTCTGaataacaattattaaaataaacgtACAATGAAGATTTTTAATGTGCCTGTGCATTGTGGGACTTCAGAAAATGGAATGACGTGTTGCCGTGGTACTGGTTTGGGATATTTAGGATAGCTTCACAGAGCCACCAGAGGGAGCCTCCTACACATAGACATTTTGGACATGCTCTGACCTGCTCATGTACAGTAACGTGTTCACATTAAGATGCTGTATGTAGGCAGTTTTACTCTTAATTAGTATGTTTAAATGCATTTCTACAGTAAGTTATACATTTTCTTATTACTTAATTAGTACTTCTTAAACTGTGGTAACTGACTTTGACATGAGCAGGATTTCAGTGGTGCAGTAtacatttctttcagtccagTCCTCAGGCCCCCACCCAGTACACATTTTAGCTCCATCCTAGCTCCCAATACACCTGAACCAAGCCATAAAGAACACTGAGTACCTGGAACAAGTGCGACAGACTTTAGACATGCAAGGGCCTGATGGCTGGTTTGAGAACCCCTGACCTAGGATACTCTATCATTGACCATTGGTCAGAATCCCTCTACATAACTCCTCATAGAATTAATTTTTAAAGCTATTTGCTGTCCAAAATGATCAATGAACCTACACATGCCCTCtaagcatttatttgtaatGGTCATGGTAAAGTAGAGGTAAATCAAAAAATATGTTGACTTTGGGTGCTATTTTGCCTTGTAGAATCCTGCAGTGTCTTAGTTCACCAGTAATttattcacaaccatttcatataataattttatgtgtggtagcttttagaggtggtaaagtcttcagatgtttggttcctattACAACTGCTGTGGACAAATCTGACTCAGTAGGTTTCTCTGGAATGGCTAATCAAACCagttacatcaaaccactctgaatgattttgtttacatcttcattatttaatcatgcaattttgaaaaatagacATAATTCTCCTCAGAGTTACATGTGCTGACTCATAATATGGgaaagtaaaatgtaaaggaaaaagTACTTTTTTGACACTTTTAAAATTACTTATTCTAATTACTTGAGTCTTGTCTTGATGAAATGCTTCACTTAAGCTCCATTTTTAATATGCTACCTTCAGGAATCATTGTTTCCACTTCCACTGAAAACTACATTGAGAGTAGCATCTTTAGAAAAACTCTTCTGGTCAGGTACCCACATCCATGAAGCTTATCAGAGCAGGAGTGCTTAATCAAGAATCTGTTCCTGTCAGAGTAGGATTAACGAAAAAAAAAGAGCACTGTGATCCTAGATAAGCACTCCTCTTCACAAATACCTCAAGTGCTCAAGTCTCAAGTGAGTCATTTGTGTATACtattgaaaaagatggttcttcacggGTTTGTTTTTAGTTAAGACAACAATTCTAATGGAACGATGAACACTTAATAAACCATTTGCATTggttaaagtgttctttgcgtgatgaaatggctcttcagactgatgcaaagaaacatttaattatgcaaaaggttctttgagtgttcaagcttctatacagaaccattttctttactgaagaaccatcttttataaGAGTGTAGAGCCCTTTTTGgggaccatttttaaaaagcttctaaatagaaccatgcacaacattttctccatcaatctgaagaatgatttcaccttgagaagaaccttttaagcatgcaaatggttctttgagtgttcatggttctgtatagaaccactgcctttactaaagaacccttatttCAAGAGTGTAGATCTTGTGCACTTAGGCACTCTTTGCTCTACTAAGTACACTCTCATTCATTAATTAGATTATGAGGTCTTGTTAAAGGTTGTGTTTTCCTGACCAGAAACACGTGAATGTGAGGTTAACGTTTGCCTTTTTTTTGATGCTTTCCATTATTTTAGTCCTCCAATAAGCAGAAATTGATATTATTGTAAGGTTCACCCTCACTATGATTAATTAAGCTGGACGTCAGACCAGCAGCTAATCACGTCCAAATCTATTGAAAAAATGCCACTCATCTTGTCCGCTGTGGTGCAGCAGATACTGATTGATCCTAATCTTCTGAGAACATACTCGACAGTCTAAGTGTGCGCGCGCacgtgtgtgtttttgtgtgcgtGCAACATATAAAGCCATGCATTCTTTTGGTCAAAGATTCAGTCACTCTCACCTCAGTATACCTGACCTTCCAGCTTTCTCCTCTGCCTTGGCACATCAAACTGGTAAGACACAAGATGCACCATGAATTAACACTGAGATCATATGGCACAGCATACTGATACAAACAAGCTAAAGTTTACTTCACCTTCATTTCCAGAATGTTTATTATTGAACTTTTTACATGTACCACATTTTTACTCATAGCAGTTATAAAATATTGAACATTCTGTCAGCTGTGCTCAGAAGTTGAAGAATATGTGAATTTTTTTATTGGCacagtattgtattttattgtacagTATTAGTAGTTAGATCAACAGACTTTctgcaaaatgtatttttagtaGTTTAGATTCAAAGGACAGAGAATATTTTAATGATGTCCTTCAATATTATCTTATTATAGCTAATTAGCCATGGCAACCAAGATGGTCATCCAGCAGCCCAAGCCACTTGTAGTGGCTCCAGGTGCAGACCAGTGGAGCTCCAGCATCTGCGAGTGTGACAATGTCAATGACTGTGAGTATTTCATCAGAACCGGTTGCTCTCATTCTGACAATGAATTCCACTGAATACACTTCTGTTCTAATATTCTTATCCTTCAATCATTTTTAATGGCTGCTTAGCTTAATTCATCATTTCTGtgaatgatgtgcaaatgagAATTATCTTTTTTCAAATTTAAGCAGCCTCCATATAATTAAAGCTTTTTCACAAATCTAATCCTCCAAGCCAAGAGCCATTTAGAAATCTTTAGTTTTAAGAGATTTTGTAAGAGTTATGTTTTGTACATGCGCAGGTTGCTTTGCATTGTGGTGTTTCCCTTGTTTTGCCTGCATCACTGCCAGAGACCATGGCGAGTGTCTGTGTTTGCCTTTGCTGGAGAGTTTCGGCCTCATCCCCCCCATTACCATGGCCATGAGGGTCTCAGTCAGACGAACCTATGGTATCGAGGTAAACATGCTTCAGAATGGGACTTCTACAGTGGCTCATCTTTGTACAACTTGCTCTTTCCTACATTAACTAAGTGACAGTTTTTCAGTGTCCACACCTTGCAGTCAGAgacattaaacaaataaaatatggcatgtgccattacttttgtacaggcaacattttatattttattttgtttcctccAAAATGTTATATTCCACTAATTAATAGTGCTTTAAAttttgcagaagtgtgttctctgtagatgtgtttatttttttttaactttagttgaaaatcaactaaacatgaTATCATTGGAGTGTTCAAACTGTTGCAGATGATTGTAGATGCTGATGGAGCTAACTGAATCTTTTATTGTATGAACACCCTCAAATCAGAGATTAATTGTATAGTATAAAATGTACTAATATCATTTTTGTTATAATAGAGACATTTTATGTATCACCTCAAATCATGGCTGTGTTACTCATCTTCCTGCCTTGCTCTGTCCTCAGGACTCCATATGTAATGACTGTGTGTACGCCTGCTGCTGTGGGCCGTGCTCCTGGTGCCAGATACGACGTGAGCTGAAGGCCCGTGAGCACCCTGTCACACTCTTCCACAATCGAGCCAAATAATCGCCCATCATGGTCATCATCACTACCTTCGTCACCAGGAGAACTGTTATCATTCTCAGCATCATTCAAGAAACAACAGGGACTGCAAAGCATCTATTGTACAGGCTAATCTCTGACGTGACCTTTTGACTCAAAAATGCACCTGATCCGATCTTGTCTCACTCTCGTCACTGATCCGGTTTGGGCTTTACCATTGGCCACTTTGTACGTGCTGTTTGGGGCTCAGATCTGAGGTGTCTGGGAGTCATGTGGACCGCAGTATTTGTCGCTCAGTTAAACTGCTCAACAGCTCATGAATGAAGATGAGAGCCTCAAAAGTAACATCCTGTAAAACATTCTGCTCCTCTTTTTAGTATTTATACATTTTCCTCTTaatgtttttctcctttttagcATGTTTGATCACTAATGCTTAGTTAATGACCAATGTTGGTTCATTGTGCTTTTCTTGTTAcccccttaaactgcaggcttattatcAATCACTGTGAATTTTTTGGACActactgtaaaatgcatttgtaagttttgtagttatgagagtgagaaagtgCATTATAAGGAATTCTTTTTAAATTTCAAATCCACTGAcaaaaattttgtttttcatttgcatatattacagtgtaatgaaaaacaaacaataaaaaagtgtCTTAAAATATTCTTTGACTCAATTTCTAAATTTAAAATCATCGTCTTGTTGttcatattatacattataatgTAATAAGGTGACCAAACCATTTAAGGTGACATGtataaatgagaaaataatatatataaactgtgTATAAGGTATCACAACATGTGAACACTTTATACTAAGAAAAACATATTATGTATAGGTAAATTGGAGTCTTACACACTTTGATCGGTAAACCTCAGATTAGACACTTCTAAATGGTTTATTCATCACACATTAAGCTTTATTACTTATAACCTGCAGTTGAACATAACTGGAGGTGTGTTGTGTGAAAAGCACTACTAATTGCATTATTAGCTgttaaaatgctcaaaaaataaagggaacacttaaacaacgcAATATagctccaagtaaatcaaacttctgtgaaatcaaactgtccacttaggaagcaacactgattgacaatcaatttcacagctgttgtgcaagtggaatagacaacaggtggaaattattggcaattagcaagacacactcaataaaggagtggttctgcaggagTGGACCACAGACaccttctcagtacctttctgctttctggctgatgtttcgGTCACTTTTGAacgttggtggtgctttcacactcatggtagcatgagacagactctacaacccacacaagcggctcaggtagtgcagctcatccaggatggcacatcaatgtgagctgtggcaagaaggtttgctgtgtctgtcagcgtagtgtccagaggctggaggcgctaccaggagacaggccagtacaccaggaaacatggaggaggccgtaggagggcaacaacccagcagcagaactgctacctctgcctttgtgcaaggaggaacaggaggagcactgccagagccctgcaaaatgacctccagcaggccacaaatgtgcatgtgtctgcacaaacggttagaaaccgactccatgaggatggtatgagggcccaacgtccacagatgggggttgtgctcacagcccaacactgtgcaggacgcttggcattttcCAGAAAACACCAgaattggcaaattcgccactggtgccctgtgctcttcacagatgaaaggggttcacactgagcacatgtgacagacgtgacagagtctggagacgcgtGGAGAGCGATccgctgcctgcaacatccttcagcatgaccggtttggcagtgggtcagtaatggtgtggggtggcatttctttggagggccgcacagccctccatgtgctcgccagaggtagcctgactgccattaggtaccgagatgacaTCCTCAGACCctttgtgagaccatatgctggtgcggttggccctgggttcctcctaatgcaggacaatgctagacctcatgtgtctggagtgtgtcagcagttcctgcaagatcaAGGCATtaaagctatggactggcccatccgttccccagacctgaatccgattgagcacatctgggacatcatgtctcgctccatccaccaacatcacgttgcaccacagactgtccaggagttggcggatgctttagtccaggtctgggaggaaatccctcaggagaccatccgccacctcatcaggagcatgcccaggcattgtagggaggtcatacaggcacgtggaggccacacacaatactgagcttcattttgacttgttttaaggacattacatcaaagttggatcagcctgtagtgtgtttttccactttaattttgtgtgtgactccaaatccaggcctccattggttaataaatttgatttccattgaagatttttgtgtgattttgttgtcagcacattcaactttgtacagaacaaagtattcaatgagaagatttcattcattcagatctatgatgtgttatttgagtgttccctttatatatatatatatatatgtatatatatatatatatatatatatatatatatatatatatacttcatAATTATAATTGACAGCATTTAGTTCTAAGAATTGTgaagtttgttgtttttcttagCTTATTAATTACTTAAGAGTTAATAATATATTTCAAACTATTGCAAGTGATAATGCATTGCTTAGTGCTTTGCAGATAATAGACCTCCAATTATGTACTAATGCAGGTTGcaatatagtaaaaaaaaaaaaaaggaagtgtCTAATTGGGTGTTTTATTAATGCCTTTTGCACAGATTATACATAATATGCTTTATTAAGCATTATAACTTGCAGAATTAGCCACTCAGTAATCCacataaaacagcaataaaCTTGACACTACTTATAACCCCTAGAATTAAATACTGCTAATTATGAACTAAATGTGAAATTGATAACAGATTATGCTGAATCGTTTAATAACAACATCTTAAAGTCTTTATTGTGCATTATAACAactaataatgtaattattattttcacttaatgtACATTTGGAAGTGTCTAATTTGGGCTTAACTGAACAAAACTTTTCCTGATAGAACACTCGTCCTGGGGCAGCGTTTTGGAAGATCCTGCCTATGGACACTGGAACAGTTGTATGTTTTGGGACACCATGCTCTAAACAGTGTCAGGTCACATTGCAGGCGTGAGCGTCCAGATGTCTTGAGTGTTTGCCAGTGAAATTCACCCAGCCTGTTCTTGTTGAATGATAGCTCCTTACTGCTACAATCTGTCTACCACCACATAATCCTTATTGTTCCTTTCAAGGGGACACAAAATTTCAATATGGTGAAGGCTGAGGCCTCATCATCAGAGCAGGACTAATCTAATCCCCATTATGtaatagccaaaaaaaaaaactcaaaaaacaacaacaacaactacaacaactacttctacaactactactactaatctgttttaatgttttactttcaCATATATAACATTCCCTAAATGTTTTTTGCCTTTGTTGTGCAGttctatgtcaaaaactaaaaaactacACTGATTTATATCTGGGTGACTactgagttctagtgtttgttaataacgatAGCGTCATCCCTTCCGTTCTAAACTAAAAGAGGAAAACTCGGACACAATACTCACTCTTAATGGATGAACTAGACCTGGGGTAAGTGCAAAACtgggtaaattagattttttcctGAACTATTCCTTTGAAGAACCACCCTAATGCTTCAAGAACTTTCACTGTGGACAGCTGAATTCTGGgcagttattttatatattttttggttATGTAGTTATTTTTTCTCCTACAGTATCTATAAATATGTGCCATTTTTGCCCTCACTaaacagacatcaaac
This window of the Pygocentrus nattereri isolate fPygNat1 chromosome 2, fPygNat1.pri, whole genome shotgun sequence genome carries:
- the LOC108434830 gene encoding cornifelin homolog B-like, which encodes MATKMVIQQPKPLVVAPGADQWSSSICECDNVNDCCFALWCFPCFACITARDHGECLCLPLLESFGLIPPITMAMRVSVRRTYGIEDSICNDCVYACCCGPCSWCQIRRELKAREHPVTLFHNRAK